In Alkalihalobacillus sp. FSL W8-0930, a single window of DNA contains:
- the glmM gene encoding phosphoglucosamine mutase — protein sequence MGVYFGTDGVRGVANTELTPELAFKLGRVGGYVLTQHSEGQPRVLIGRDTRISGEMLESALVAGLLSIGAEVMRLGVISTPGVAYLTKNISADAGVMISASHNPVPDNGIKFFGPDGFKLKDAQEAEIEALLDAEEDTLPRPTGGALGQTNDYFEGGHKYIQFLKQTVEDDFSGIHVALDCANGAASALARHVFADLDADISAMGSTPNGVNINEGCGSTHPEGLAEFLLEKEADIGLAFDGDADRLIAVDEKGQIVDGDKIMYICAKYFKEHGRLNNSTVVTTVMSNLGFYKALEEAGIDTKQTGVGDRYVMEEMRKGSFNLGGEQSGHIIFLDYITTGDGILSALQLVNIMKMTGKTLSELAEPMQVFPQQLVNIRVTDKHAVEENALVKEAIEKVEAEMNGNGRVLVRPSGTEPLVRVMVEAETEEKCTKFVEDIAEVVRAEMGLQE from the coding sequence ATGGGAGTATATTTTGGAACGGACGGTGTCAGGGGTGTAGCTAACACAGAGCTCACACCTGAACTTGCCTTTAAGCTTGGAAGAGTAGGGGGTTACGTGTTAACCCAGCACAGTGAAGGGCAGCCCCGTGTTTTAATTGGAAGAGACACGCGTATCTCCGGCGAAATGCTTGAAAGTGCACTAGTAGCAGGACTTTTATCAATAGGTGCAGAGGTCATGCGTCTTGGTGTTATTTCAACACCAGGTGTGGCTTACCTAACAAAAAATATCAGTGCGGACGCAGGCGTCATGATTTCAGCCTCACATAATCCTGTGCCAGACAACGGAATTAAATTCTTCGGACCAGATGGCTTTAAGTTAAAGGACGCACAGGAAGCTGAAATTGAAGCGCTATTAGACGCTGAAGAAGATACACTTCCACGTCCAACAGGTGGAGCGCTTGGTCAAACAAATGATTACTTTGAAGGCGGCCACAAGTACATCCAGTTCTTAAAGCAAACGGTAGAGGATGACTTCTCAGGCATCCATGTTGCGCTTGACTGTGCAAACGGAGCAGCCTCTGCACTTGCAAGACATGTTTTCGCTGATCTTGACGCTGACATCTCTGCAATGGGCAGTACGCCAAATGGTGTAAACATTAATGAAGGCTGTGGGTCGACTCATCCAGAAGGACTCGCAGAATTCTTATTAGAAAAAGAAGCCGATATCGGATTGGCTTTTGATGGCGATGCTGACCGTCTAATTGCCGTTGATGAAAAAGGGCAAATTGTTGATGGCGATAAAATCATGTACATTTGCGCGAAGTACTTTAAAGAACATGGCCGACTGAACAACAGCACAGTAGTAACAACGGTTATGAGTAACCTTGGTTTCTACAAAGCACTTGAAGAAGCCGGTATTGATACAAAACAAACAGGCGTTGGCGATCGCTACGTAATGGAAGAAATGCGCAAAGGTAGCTTTAACCTGGGCGGCGAGCAATCTGGTCACATCATTTTCCTTGATTACATCACCACAGGGGACGGAATCCTGTCTGCCCTACAACTTGTGAACATCATGAAAATGACAGGCAAAACGCTTTCAGAACTAGCAGAACCAATGCAAGTCTTCCCGCAGCAGCTTGTGAACATCCGAGTAACGGATAAACACGCAGTCGAAGAAAACGCACTAGTAAAAGAAGCGATCGAAAAAGTAGAAGCAGAAATGAACGGAAACGGCCGCGTCCTCGTGCGCCCATCAGGCACAGAACCACTAGTACGTGTCATGGTAGAAGCTGAAACCGAAGAAAAATGCACGAAATTCGTAGAAGACATCGCAGAAGTGGTACGCGCTGAGATGGGACTACAAGAATAG
- a CDS encoding MerR family transcriptional regulator: protein MTYSIGEVAETLDLTVHTLRYYDKEGLMPFVERSPSGQRLFKDSDIEALKIIQCLKLTGMPLKEIKGFIQWCQEGDSSLTQRYEMFLERKAKVEAQMEELKKTMEIIDHKCQYYMTAVEAGTEEIHKS from the coding sequence ATGACGTACTCAATTGGGGAAGTGGCTGAAACATTAGATTTAACGGTTCATACCCTTCGTTACTATGATAAGGAAGGACTCATGCCTTTTGTCGAAAGGTCTCCAAGCGGCCAGCGCCTATTTAAAGACTCAGACATTGAAGCACTAAAAATCATCCAATGCCTGAAGCTCACTGGTATGCCACTTAAAGAAATTAAAGGCTTTATTCAATGGTGCCAAGAAGGAGACTCCTCTTTAACCCAGAGATATGAGATGTTTCTAGAAAGAAAAGCAAAAGTAGAGGCACAAATGGAAGAACTAAAAAAGACGATGGAGATCATTGATCATAAATGCCAATATTATATGACCGCGGTTGAGGCTGGGACGGAAGAGATTCATAAGAGCTGA
- a CDS encoding NAD(P)-dependent alcohol dehydrogenase: MVKAKARAVDGPDKGFREAEITRRDLDQQDVLIEIKFAGICHSDIHTAHGEWGEVNYPLVPGHEIAGIVTEVGPNVTKFKVGDRVGVGCMVDSCGECENCQKGDEQYCNKGNVPTYAGVDKYGEPTQGGYSTHIVVTEGFVVRIPDNIELDAAAPLLCAGITTFSPLNRWNAGPGKKVAVVGMGGLGHMAVKIAHAMGAEVTVLSQTLNKQEDGMKFGAKDYYATKDPETFEKLAGTFDLIINTVSAKIDAGAYIGLLALDGTMVNVGAPPEPLSVHVMSLIGRRRSFAGSMIGGIQETQEMLDFCAEHNIAPNIEVISADEIDHAYDRVLNSDVKYRFVIDTSTM; encoded by the coding sequence ATGGTAAAAGCAAAAGCACGTGCAGTGGACGGTCCAGATAAAGGATTCCGAGAAGCGGAGATTACAAGACGTGATCTTGATCAACAGGATGTTCTAATTGAGATTAAGTTCGCTGGGATTTGCCACTCCGATATTCACACAGCTCATGGAGAGTGGGGCGAGGTGAACTATCCTTTAGTTCCTGGTCATGAGATTGCTGGAATCGTAACAGAAGTTGGCCCAAATGTAACTAAGTTTAAAGTGGGCGACCGTGTCGGTGTTGGGTGTATGGTTGATTCATGTGGAGAATGTGAAAACTGCCAAAAAGGCGATGAACAGTATTGTAATAAAGGAAATGTCCCTACATACGCTGGGGTTGATAAATATGGTGAGCCGACTCAAGGTGGGTACTCCACTCACATCGTGGTCACAGAAGGATTTGTTGTTCGCATCCCTGACAATATTGAACTGGATGCAGCAGCTCCGTTACTATGTGCAGGAATTACGACGTTCTCCCCGTTAAACCGTTGGAATGCCGGTCCAGGAAAGAAAGTAGCAGTTGTTGGTATGGGTGGACTTGGTCATATGGCTGTGAAGATTGCGCATGCGATGGGAGCAGAGGTTACAGTTCTATCTCAAACGTTAAACAAGCAAGAAGATGGAATGAAATTTGGTGCAAAGGATTATTATGCAACGAAGGATCCGGAAACCTTTGAGAAGCTTGCAGGTACATTTGATCTCATCATTAACACGGTCAGCGCAAAGATTGACGCCGGCGCGTACATTGGTCTTCTTGCCTTAGATGGCACGATGGTAAACGTAGGTGCACCACCTGAACCGTTATCTGTTCATGTGATGTCGTTAATTGGTCGTCGTCGTTCATTTGCAGGATCAATGATTGGTGGCATTCAAGAAACACAGGAGATGCTAGACTTTTGCGCGGAGCACAACATTGCTCCAAACATCGAAGTCATCTCTGCAGATGAAATCGATCATGCGTATGATCGTGTGTTGAACTCTGATGTGAAATACCGTTTTGTAATTGATACGAGCACAATGTAA
- a CDS encoding CdaR family protein, translating into MDRLFNSHWFVRIIAFFVALMLFAMVNQDNLGNQPSVLPTISNSSYTLEEVELNVNYNEEEYALTDAPETVQVKLSGSRSALAYFQMMRPTYEVFVDATELEEGSHRARIEYRGFPSELSVAVTPTTANIELQEIQTSSFPVQVDLLNTDSVEEGYTVGTPIVTPINVDVTNAREFLSYAATAKVFVDMDNAEGTIEDEYPVHIYNSDGIELEMDSNPNFVTVRVPVTSPNKLVPVNIKRIGKLKAGLSIEQIELEPGDVTVYGPADYIESLESLGGVELDLSKIEESTTIELDVPVPDGAERVEPKQISVNVTVGEEEERELSGVPLNIMGRSDEMSARLAADQPAYINVTAYGTEEQLNRMSTSDFQAYVDISEETAGEKELPIEFNGPQNIRFEPDESKNAKLTITDQSE; encoded by the coding sequence ATGGATAGGCTCTTTAATAGCCATTGGTTTGTACGGATCATTGCGTTCTTTGTAGCGCTGATGCTATTTGCCATGGTCAACCAGGATAACCTTGGTAATCAACCAAGTGTTTTGCCGACCATTAGCAATAGCTCCTATACACTTGAAGAAGTAGAGCTGAACGTAAACTATAATGAAGAAGAGTATGCTTTAACCGATGCCCCGGAGACCGTGCAAGTAAAGTTGAGTGGGTCGAGAAGTGCATTGGCTTATTTTCAAATGATGAGACCAACGTATGAGGTTTTTGTTGATGCGACAGAGCTTGAAGAAGGCTCTCATCGTGCCCGGATTGAATATCGTGGATTCCCAAGTGAGCTGTCGGTAGCGGTCACACCAACAACAGCTAATATCGAGCTTCAAGAAATTCAAACCTCGTCCTTTCCTGTTCAGGTAGACCTATTGAATACAGATAGTGTGGAGGAAGGCTATACGGTTGGAACACCAATTGTTACGCCAATTAACGTAGATGTTACGAATGCTAGAGAATTTCTTTCGTATGCAGCAACAGCAAAGGTTTTTGTCGATATGGACAATGCTGAGGGCACGATAGAAGATGAATATCCTGTTCACATTTATAATTCGGATGGGATTGAGCTTGAAATGGATTCAAACCCTAACTTTGTAACGGTGCGCGTTCCAGTGACAAGTCCAAATAAACTGGTCCCTGTTAATATCAAACGAATAGGTAAACTGAAGGCTGGGTTAAGCATTGAACAAATTGAGCTTGAACCAGGTGATGTGACGGTTTATGGACCTGCCGATTATATTGAAAGTCTGGAGTCTCTCGGCGGAGTAGAATTAGATTTAAGCAAAATTGAGGAATCCACAACAATTGAGTTGGACGTGCCTGTTCCTGATGGAGCTGAACGAGTGGAGCCGAAACAGATATCCGTCAATGTGACAGTTGGAGAAGAAGAGGAACGTGAACTCTCCGGTGTCCCGCTGAACATAATGGGAAGATCTGATGAAATGTCGGCCAGGCTCGCCGCAGATCAACCGGCATACATAAATGTAACGGCGTATGGAACAGAGGAGCAATTGAATCGTATGAGCACCTCAGATTTTCAGGCATATGTTGATATTAGTGAAGAAACTGCTGGAGAAAAAGAACTACCGATTGAATTTAATGGACCACAAAATATTCGATTTGAACCGGATGAATCTAAAAATGCAAAATTAACGATTACCGATCAGTCTGAGTAG
- a CDS encoding sugar O-acetyltransferase, with protein sequence MNDIFDRDRAGETISIQDPEFPKMAQAIERAQELVAKLNTGYHAIEDVRKQFFELTTQEINPTFELLPPFYTDFGQNITVGSHVFINSGCTFMDRGGITIGDHVLIAPKVNLVTTNHPISPSERRSTLSKPINIKNNAWIGIAATIMPGVTIGENSIISAGAVVTKDVPDNVIVAGVPAKVIRSIEE encoded by the coding sequence ATGAATGACATCTTTGATCGCGATCGTGCCGGCGAGACTATATCCATCCAAGATCCTGAATTCCCTAAAATGGCTCAAGCAATTGAGCGAGCGCAAGAGCTGGTGGCTAAACTGAATACTGGCTACCATGCAATTGAAGACGTAAGAAAACAATTCTTTGAGTTAACTACTCAGGAAATTAACCCCACCTTTGAACTGCTTCCTCCCTTTTACACCGACTTCGGACAAAACATAACTGTAGGTAGTCATGTTTTTATTAATTCTGGATGTACATTCATGGATAGAGGAGGGATAACAATCGGTGATCATGTATTAATTGCTCCGAAAGTAAATCTTGTGACGACGAATCATCCAATCTCTCCATCTGAAAGAAGATCCACTCTATCTAAGCCAATCAACATAAAGAACAATGCTTGGATTGGCATTGCAGCTACCATCATGCCAGGTGTAACGATTGGTGAAAATTCCATCATTTCAGCCGGAGCCGTTGTTACTAAAGATGTTCCTGATAACGTAATTGTTGCAGGAGTACCTGCCAAAGTCATTAGATCCATTGAGGAATAA